One Parasphingorhabdus cellanae genomic region harbors:
- a CDS encoding ABC transporter permease: MLDQPQNSDSDQPEFIAQTYAEPGVAVIRGVNWGGFLALYWKEVRRFFKVQLQTVWAPSITTLLFLVIFTVALGRGDRTVLGVPFADFIAPGLICMGMIQNAFANSSFALLVGKIQGTIVDYLMPPLSVGELLAGLVAASITRAALVGFAVWLAMALWPGVNVSVNHWWAVIWFGFMGSAMLALLGVLTSIWAEKFDHAAAVTNFVVAPAALLSGTFYSIDRLAPAFQAASHANPFFYAISGFRYGFLGEADSPVIIGSLVLLGINVGLTALCYFLLKKGWKIKS, encoded by the coding sequence ATGTTAGACCAGCCCCAAAATAGCGACTCTGATCAACCTGAATTTATCGCACAAACTTATGCAGAGCCTGGGGTAGCCGTTATTCGTGGCGTCAACTGGGGTGGCTTTCTCGCGCTCTACTGGAAAGAAGTGCGCCGCTTTTTCAAGGTTCAGCTGCAAACTGTTTGGGCGCCTTCGATTACCACGCTGCTATTTTTGGTGATTTTCACCGTGGCATTGGGCAGGGGGGACCGCACCGTTTTGGGCGTACCATTTGCTGATTTCATTGCGCCCGGACTAATTTGCATGGGCATGATTCAAAACGCCTTCGCGAATAGCAGTTTCGCGCTTCTGGTCGGGAAGATTCAGGGGACGATTGTAGATTATTTGATGCCACCTCTGTCCGTTGGCGAGTTGCTGGCTGGTTTGGTAGCAGCATCAATCACGCGCGCGGCGTTGGTGGGTTTTGCTGTCTGGCTCGCTATGGCTCTTTGGCCCGGTGTAAATGTCAGTGTCAACCATTGGTGGGCGGTCATCTGGTTCGGTTTCATGGGCTCCGCAATGCTGGCTCTATTGGGCGTACTGACATCGATTTGGGCGGAAAAATTTGATCATGCAGCAGCAGTCACCAACTTTGTTGTGGCTCCAGCGGCTTTATTATCGGGAACATTTTATTCTATCGACAGATTGGCTCCTGCGTTTCAGGCCGCCAGCCATGCGAACCCGTTCTTCTATGCAATATCTGGCTTCCGCTATGGATTTTTAGGCGAGGCCGATTCGCCAGTGATAATCGGATCTCTCGTTTTACTCGGAATAAATGTCGGATTGACGGCGCTGTGCTATTTCCTGCTCAAAAAAGGCTGGAAGATCAAATCTTAG
- the hspQ gene encoding heat shock protein HspQ, whose protein sequence is MVQTKHLASTNPLPKDTPSVLNASFTIGDVVKHRLFDFRGVIYDIDPVFANSDEWYDAIPKDLQPSKDQPFYHLLAENADSSYVAYVSQQNLLEDDSGEPVMHPEVGRMFKAVDGGKYQLHRIHRH, encoded by the coding sequence ATGGTTCAAACCAAACATCTCGCTTCCACCAATCCCCTACCCAAGGATACGCCGTCTGTCCTGAACGCCAGCTTCACGATTGGCGATGTGGTTAAACATCGCTTATTTGATTTTCGCGGCGTGATTTATGATATTGATCCGGTTTTTGCCAATAGCGACGAATGGTATGATGCCATTCCCAAGGACCTGCAGCCTTCGAAAGACCAGCCTTTTTACCACCTTTTGGCGGAAAATGCTGATAGCAGCTACGTCGCCTATGTCAGCCAACAAAACCTGCTAGAAGATGATAGCGGAGAACCGGTTATGCATCCTGAGGTAGGGCGCATGTTCAAAGCGGTAGATGGCGGTAAATATCAGCTACACCGAATCCACCGCCACTAA
- a CDS encoding nuclear transport factor 2 family protein, whose amino-acid sequence MDRLAIAADKLECTELVTRVARAIDRCDAELLKTLFHPDATDDHGIFVGSVDEFIEWVMPLLATMKRTQHIIGQVLIEVDGDHAVGESYFIAHHAMNSPEGDILMIAAGRYLDRFERRDGCWKISHRHAVYDWNSVEPMTDSYDRANPASMTLGTRGTSDASYSHLASQGITAS is encoded by the coding sequence GTGGATCGTCTGGCCATAGCCGCGGATAAATTGGAATGTACCGAGTTGGTAACCCGGGTTGCTCGTGCGATCGACCGCTGCGACGCAGAATTGTTGAAGACGCTTTTTCATCCCGACGCGACTGATGATCATGGTATTTTCGTTGGTTCGGTTGATGAATTTATCGAGTGGGTCATGCCTTTGCTCGCTACAATGAAACGCACGCAACATATCATTGGGCAAGTGCTGATTGAGGTCGACGGTGACCATGCAGTTGGTGAGAGCTACTTCATCGCGCACCATGCTATGAACAGCCCGGAGGGTGATATCTTGATGATCGCGGCAGGGCGTTATCTCGATCGCTTCGAACGCCGTGACGGCTGTTGGAAAATTTCTCATCGCCATGCTGTTTATGACTGGAATAGCGTAGAGCCGATGACTGACAGTTATGATCGCGCCAACCCGGCGTCGATGACATTGGGAACGCGAGGTACAAGTGACGCATCATATTCGCATCTTGCGAGTCAAGGAATTACTGCATCTTGA
- a CDS encoding GcrA family cell cycle regulator, which produces MAWTDERIDHLKQMWEKGLTASQIAEELGGVSRNAVIGKAHRLGLKSRPSPVKAKAKTAKGAKPAAKPKKAAVKATKKPKQKEEHVARRAMPPPTPAARTHAAQQSKMPKPDGPKIVSVGPGGFLRQGPGDQQAPIPPAPPRRLVPAKPSEEIADKTSLLDLNDRICRWPMNHPGEPDFHFCGEEVNPGFPYCVEHCGRAFQAQLPRGARRAPPPLPFGGPRVR; this is translated from the coding sequence ATGGCTTGGACCGACGAACGTATCGATCATCTGAAACAGATGTGGGAAAAAGGCCTGACAGCTAGTCAGATCGCGGAAGAATTAGGCGGTGTTAGCCGCAATGCCGTTATTGGCAAAGCACATCGGCTCGGCCTGAAATCACGTCCTTCCCCGGTAAAAGCCAAAGCCAAGACGGCAAAAGGCGCCAAACCAGCCGCAAAACCGAAAAAGGCCGCGGTTAAAGCGACCAAGAAACCAAAGCAAAAAGAAGAGCATGTCGCTCGCCGCGCAATGCCGCCGCCAACACCGGCTGCTCGTACGCATGCTGCGCAACAGTCCAAGATGCCGAAACCAGATGGTCCGAAAATTGTGTCTGTTGGGCCCGGCGGCTTTTTGCGGCAAGGCCCGGGCGATCAGCAGGCACCAATACCACCGGCACCACCGCGGCGCTTGGTTCCCGCGAAGCCAAGCGAAGAGATTGCTGACAAAACTAGCTTGCTTGATTTGAATGACAGAATATGTCGCTGGCCGATGAACCATCCTGGAGAGCCAGATTTTCATTTTTGTGGTGAAGAGGTGAATCCGGGCTTTCCTTATTGTGTTGAGCATTGCGGCCGGGCGTTTCAGGCACAATTGCCGCGTGGCGCACGGCGCGCGCCTCCACCACTGCCTTTTGGTGGTCCGCGAGTCCGCTAA